A single window of uncultured Pseudodesulfovibrio sp. DNA harbors:
- a CDS encoding methyl-accepting chemotaxis protein: protein MLRKVTIKTRILVLITSIVIFILGFSLAFLSGVGKVKDIGVERSDQAMFQGEERKLQVATHSMAVSISAAIAEAPILEEKIDIIRKLVDKIRFEEDKSGYFFVYNNTTCVALPTKPSLHGKDLKDLKDKNGVALVAELNKKAHNGGGFVEYIWPKPEKGDQPKLSYAELIPGTDMWIGTGVYLDNVAHAKEVIANDIDSLVSTYVWAIGSVIIAVLVLIILPFCLLIVRSIVQPLNEAVVLANHVASGDLTTDIQSDYKDEPGLLTAALGQMVERLRSIVGQSKYGADQVASGSTEVTESAQSLAEGASRQAAAVEEVSAAMEEMIGQIGRNTENATQTEQMANQTAQDAQQGGETVMEAVDSIKNIAEKISIIEEIARQTNLLALNAAIEAARAGEAGKGFAVVAAEVRKLAERSGAAASEIGELSSSTLTKADQAGAMLTKMVPDIRKTADLVQEISAASIEQNTGAQEINRAIQDLDNVIQQNASASEELAATATEFTNHATGLQQGMQFFNIGHETAQSFTPTHSVRPTTTTTQLPPSQPTPTAAPDNGFSLDMEGNSDDGFEKF, encoded by the coding sequence ATGCTCAGAAAAGTCACAATCAAGACTCGGATCCTGGTACTCATTACCAGCATTGTCATTTTCATTCTTGGATTCTCGCTTGCCTTTCTCAGTGGAGTTGGAAAAGTCAAAGACATCGGCGTCGAACGCTCAGACCAGGCCATGTTTCAAGGTGAAGAACGAAAACTTCAAGTCGCCACCCATTCCATGGCCGTCAGTATTAGCGCAGCCATAGCCGAAGCCCCTATCCTGGAAGAAAAAATAGATATCATTCGAAAATTGGTGGATAAAATTCGCTTTGAGGAAGACAAATCCGGTTATTTCTTTGTCTACAACAACACAACATGTGTAGCTCTACCGACTAAGCCTTCCTTACACGGCAAAGATCTCAAGGACCTCAAAGACAAAAACGGGGTGGCTCTGGTCGCCGAATTAAATAAAAAAGCACATAATGGAGGCGGTTTCGTCGAATATATCTGGCCCAAACCGGAAAAAGGAGATCAACCGAAGCTTTCCTATGCAGAACTCATCCCCGGTACGGACATGTGGATCGGTACCGGCGTATATCTGGACAATGTCGCTCATGCAAAGGAAGTCATCGCCAATGACATCGACTCATTGGTTTCGACATATGTATGGGCCATTGGCAGCGTCATCATTGCCGTCCTTGTCTTGATCATTCTTCCATTCTGTTTGCTCATTGTTCGTTCCATTGTCCAACCGCTCAATGAAGCCGTTGTCCTGGCCAACCATGTGGCATCCGGCGATCTGACGACAGACATTCAATCCGACTACAAGGACGAACCCGGGCTGCTGACGGCGGCCCTCGGCCAGATGGTCGAAAGACTGCGTTCCATTGTCGGCCAATCAAAGTATGGTGCGGACCAAGTGGCGTCCGGCAGCACTGAAGTCACGGAATCAGCCCAATCGCTGGCAGAAGGCGCAAGCCGTCAGGCCGCAGCCGTAGAAGAAGTCTCAGCGGCCATGGAAGAAATGATCGGCCAAATCGGTCGGAACACGGAAAACGCCACCCAAACAGAACAGATGGCAAACCAAACGGCTCAGGATGCTCAACAAGGTGGCGAGACGGTCATGGAAGCCGTCGATTCCATCAAGAATATTGCTGAAAAAATTTCCATCATTGAAGAAATTGCCCGTCAAACCAATCTGTTAGCATTAAATGCAGCCATTGAAGCAGCCCGCGCCGGCGAAGCGGGCAAGGGCTTTGCGGTTGTCGCAGCAGAAGTTCGCAAACTGGCCGAACGAAGCGGCGCAGCGGCCTCAGAAATCGGTGAACTTTCTTCCAGCACTTTAACAAAAGCAGATCAGGCTGGAGCCATGCTGACCAAGATGGTCCCGGATATCCGCAAGACCGCTGATCTGGTGCAGGAGATTTCTGCCGCCAGTATTGAACAGAATACAGGCGCCCAGGAAATCAATCGTGCTATTCAGGATCTGGACAATGTTATCCAGCAGAATGCAAGCGCATCTGAAGAACTTGCGGCCACAGCCACCGAATTCACTAACCACGCGACCGGCCTGCAACAAGGTATGCAGTTCTTCAACATCGGGCACGAAACCGCTCAAAGTTTTACACCCACACATTCGGTTCGACCAACGACAACCACAACGCAGTTACCGCCGTCCCAACCAACACCGACAGCGGCCCCTGACAACGGTTTTTCCCTCGATATGGAGGGGAATTCCGATGACGGATTTGAAAAGTTCTAA
- a CDS encoding GAK system CofD-like protein: MIDSIKVQRHRQSPELGPSILFFSGGTALRDTSRALVGLTHNSIHCITPFDSGGSSAVLRDAFGMPAVGDIRNRLMALADQSVQGNNGVYALFTHRLSQQGDQIELRKNLDRLASGEHFLMHCIPGPVGTIIMNHLQRFLAIMPSDFDLRGASVGNLVLTAGYLTKDRKMGPVIEMFSELATVRGEVRPVVDMDLHLVVELEDDTVVIGQHLMTGKEASPLNSPIRSMWLTDSLERTSPVYPAVGAGIKERISHADLICYPPGSLYSSVIANLLPQGVGAAICENPCPKVFVPSMGHDPEAVGLSVADQAQLLLHYLAVSGASGDCRSVEAVVVDIANGEYPDGIDEQALRDMGLVVIDCPLVTEMSAPYIDGAKLAEFLISLS, translated from the coding sequence ATGATTGATTCCATCAAGGTGCAGCGGCACAGACAGAGCCCTGAATTGGGACCATCCATCCTGTTTTTCAGTGGCGGCACTGCGTTGCGTGATACATCACGTGCGCTTGTCGGACTGACGCATAATTCCATTCATTGTATTACTCCTTTTGATTCGGGCGGCAGTTCGGCCGTGTTGCGGGATGCGTTTGGCATGCCAGCCGTTGGTGATATTCGTAATCGACTCATGGCATTGGCCGATCAGTCGGTGCAGGGGAATAATGGTGTGTACGCGTTGTTTACCCATCGATTGAGTCAGCAGGGGGATCAGATTGAGTTGCGGAAGAACCTCGACAGATTGGCATCAGGCGAACATTTTTTGATGCATTGTATTCCCGGTCCGGTGGGCACGATCATCATGAACCATCTGCAACGTTTTTTGGCGATTATGCCATCTGATTTTGATTTGCGTGGGGCGAGTGTGGGGAATCTCGTCCTGACCGCCGGATACCTCACAAAAGACCGGAAAATGGGACCGGTCATTGAAATGTTTTCCGAGTTGGCGACAGTGAGGGGAGAGGTTCGGCCTGTAGTGGATATGGATCTGCATCTGGTCGTAGAGTTGGAGGATGATACCGTTGTTATCGGTCAGCATTTGATGACCGGTAAGGAGGCCTCTCCTCTAAACTCTCCAATTCGGTCTATGTGGTTGACCGATTCTCTTGAGCGAACATCGCCCGTTTATCCTGCTGTTGGTGCGGGGATCAAAGAGCGTATCAGTCATGCCGATCTTATCTGTTATCCGCCCGGTAGTCTGTATTCAAGTGTGATAGCCAACCTGTTGCCTCAGGGCGTGGGAGCGGCAATATGCGAGAATCCTTGCCCCAAGGTGTTTGTCCCGAGTATGGGGCACGACCCGGAGGCTGTTGGTTTGTCAGTCGCTGATCAGGCTCAATTGTTATTACATTATCTTGCTGTCAGTGGCGCGTCTGGTGACTGTCGTTCGGTGGAAGCTGTGGTGGTGGATATCGCAAACGGCGAATACCCTGACGGCATTGACGAACAAGCCCTGCGCGACATGGGACTGGTTGTCATAGATTGTCCTCTTGTAACCGAGATGAGTGCTCCATATATAGATGGGGCAAAGCTTGCCGAATTTTTGATTTCTCTTTCCTGA
- a CDS encoding GAK system XXXCH domain-containing protein has translation MSSGTKIFRQVEQKNLPTFFRELADALENGGTDEFACVDDFKKFKIKGRADFGQVVLKMKFQSEQECSAPFEVECETCGEKKPEYKDLKKRMKSSFRMLVKMIHDGEEPPREAVESFLMDSALMVSYPGYGDEYYDIYTEACAAFKDAYESGDIRRMHTAIDALVHEKGRCHAKYA, from the coding sequence ATGAGCAGCGGAACAAAGATATTCAGACAAGTGGAACAAAAAAATCTTCCCACTTTTTTTCGGGAACTGGCCGACGCGTTGGAAAATGGTGGAACGGATGAATTTGCCTGTGTCGATGATTTCAAGAAGTTCAAGATTAAAGGGCGGGCCGATTTTGGTCAGGTCGTTCTCAAAATGAAATTTCAGAGCGAGCAGGAATGCTCTGCTCCATTTGAGGTTGAGTGTGAGACCTGTGGCGAAAAAAAACCGGAGTACAAGGACCTCAAGAAACGGATGAAATCCAGTTTCAGGATGTTGGTCAAGATGATTCATGATGGCGAAGAACCGCCGCGTGAGGCTGTGGAATCGTTTCTGATGGATTCCGCGCTCATGGTCAGTTATCCCGGTTACGGTGATGAGTATTATGATATATACACCGAGGCATGCGCGGCGTTCAAGGATGCGTATGAGTCTGGTGATATCAGGCGGATGCATACTGCTATTGATGCGCTCGTTCATGAAAAGGGGCGGTGTCACGCAAAGTATGCGTAA
- a CDS encoding AEC family transporter has protein sequence MENFLLLGICFALGLAMRVAGVIDEKGPAALNAVIIYMSMPALALLYAHSLPLGVDLLLPAAMAWIVFGVGYALFVLLGRRFGWDEKTVVCLTLCVGLGNTSFVGLPMIETFFGPEYIGVGMLCDTGGTFLALAIPGIILAAKVSGEKVSGLMVAKKVFLFPPFIAILLGIALQPIAYPEWLTGVLSRLGSTLSPLALLSVGMTLCFSAIHGNVRELCIGLGYKLVLAPLIIFVLYMVILGKTDVVSQVTVFEAAMGPMVTGGIICMSHGLRPSLAVALVGIGTLLAFITLPVWYAIIQAV, from the coding sequence ATGGAAAATTTCTTATTGTTGGGTATTTGTTTTGCGCTGGGTCTTGCCATGCGTGTGGCTGGAGTCATTGATGAAAAAGGTCCAGCAGCCCTGAACGCTGTTATTATTTATATGTCCATGCCCGCATTGGCTTTGCTTTATGCCCACTCCCTGCCGTTGGGGGTGGACCTTCTGTTGCCTGCTGCCATGGCTTGGATTGTTTTTGGTGTCGGCTATGCGCTCTTTGTTCTTTTGGGGCGTCGATTCGGATGGGATGAAAAGACTGTGGTCTGCCTGACTCTGTGCGTAGGGCTGGGCAATACTTCATTCGTGGGGTTGCCCATGATCGAGACTTTTTTCGGGCCGGAGTATATCGGTGTGGGTATGCTCTGTGACACGGGCGGTACCTTTCTGGCTCTCGCTATTCCCGGAATCATTCTTGCCGCTAAGGTCTCTGGTGAGAAAGTCAGTGGGTTGATGGTTGCGAAAAAAGTTTTCCTGTTTCCTCCATTTATTGCCATTTTGCTCGGCATCGCGCTTCAGCCGATTGCATATCCAGAGTGGCTTACAGGGGTGCTTTCCCGTCTTGGCTCGACTCTTAGTCCCTTGGCTTTGTTATCCGTGGGAATGACACTGTGTTTCAGTGCTATTCATGGCAATGTCCGGGAGTTATGTATTGGGTTGGGGTATAAGCTTGTTCTTGCTCCATTGATTATCTTTGTTTTGTATATGGTAATACTGGGCAAGACTGATGTGGTCTCGCAAGTCACGGTGTTCGAAGCCGCCATGGGACCAATGGTCACTGGTGGAATTATCTGTATGAGCCATGGATTGAGGCCGTCACTTGCTGTGGCTCTGGTCGGAATCGGGACGCTGTTGGCTTTTATTACGTTGCCAGTTTGGTATGCGATCATACAGGCTGTATAG
- a CDS encoding transporter substrate-binding domain-containing protein: MSLFFPFRLPIVVSLLFLLLLSSPVQAQEKLIVAIDKTYAPLSLVTPDGKPAGLLVEMWQLWSKNTGIAVEFASGTWEETIEMVKSGKADVHSGLFKNSKRSKWLNFSDTLHAIKSTLYHRVHSKCPSLCTLKNEKIGIVADTYQQDYLREKHPHLSIASYESHEALLTGLIAGEIDIIFDEVPTVSRNLARLGWQGLVDRTPNTEVINTVHAAVLKTRTALIKRIDDGFRTLNPALLAAIDKRWIIHPQDRFYHDVTAGLKIELTDKEKEFLHKKTSITLTATPNWPPFEMEQADGSYTGIAADFIRVAAKKVGLSIKPVFDTDWDAHMTKLKKGKLDVAPGLNETSKRLKHFTFTQPYIEYYSAIFTRRDREDIVTPNDLAGKTVALEEGYAIARNLPTDRPDINIMLVKSTQEALEVVSAGKADAYIGNQVVASYLIKKYTLPNLTLASLWRTDLPGQLRFAVSKDEPLLRNILQKGLDAITKQEREAILTTYLDASGFQQKVFSLTDEEWDWLHAHPRIKVGIDPQSAPFEFIDEQKQVQGISAEYIDFIKEKIKVEMTPTIDLSWSEVLQSAKQGRIDILTSIAKTPVREEFLLFTEPYIEFPIVIFSPKEAPLVNEISDIASGRIAVVEGYAAQEYLTYEHPKLKLLSFPTVNKAINALAMGEVNWFINDLATGIYAIEQNGLTNLKVAASTEWKLSLSMAVRKDYPELVNILNKALNVVTDEQAAEFKNKWLALKFEHGLDMSTVFTWVLPISGGVLLILGLIVLWNRKLGSEITERKKAQAELADTMKSLDEKNQMLEGLSSKLAKYLSPQVYDSIFAGDRDVSLSTERKKLTVFFSDIKNFTQTTDDMQPEDLTALLNNYFTEMSSIAMEYGATIDKFIGDAMLMFFGDPETKGVKEDAELCVRMAFAMQKRMAELEKEWQAMGYDKPFKMRVGINTGYCNVGNFGSDTRMDYTIIGGEVNLAARLEGQADPGGVLISSETYILVKELVNAKKRNPLSVKGIRRSIHPYSIVSLRNGEEDYTERNHTIKHEEKGFTLSINLEGLTPEKRKKISSRLLKVAQQLKK, encoded by the coding sequence GTGTCTCTTTTTTTTCCTTTTCGATTACCCATCGTAGTCAGCTTACTCTTCCTCCTGTTGCTCTCTTCTCCAGTTCAAGCTCAAGAAAAGCTTATCGTTGCCATCGACAAAACCTACGCCCCACTTTCTCTCGTTACTCCAGATGGCAAACCTGCGGGATTATTGGTTGAGATGTGGCAACTATGGTCAAAAAACACAGGTATCGCTGTCGAATTTGCCTCTGGGACTTGGGAAGAAACCATCGAAATGGTAAAATCAGGTAAGGCCGATGTACATTCTGGATTATTCAAAAACTCCAAAAGGTCTAAATGGCTCAACTTTTCAGACACTTTGCACGCCATCAAAAGCACACTCTACCACCGAGTGCACTCGAAGTGTCCTTCGCTTTGCACACTCAAAAACGAAAAAATCGGCATTGTAGCCGACACATATCAACAAGACTATCTACGCGAAAAACATCCACACCTCTCCATTGCTTCTTACGAAAGTCATGAAGCATTGTTAACCGGACTTATTGCCGGTGAAATTGATATCATATTTGATGAAGTACCGACCGTTTCCCGCAATTTGGCCCGACTTGGCTGGCAAGGACTCGTAGACAGAACTCCCAACACGGAAGTCATCAACACAGTACACGCTGCCGTATTAAAGACACGTACGGCACTCATCAAACGTATTGATGACGGTTTTAGGACGCTCAATCCGGCTCTTCTGGCAGCCATTGATAAACGTTGGATTATTCATCCTCAGGATCGATTCTACCACGATGTAACAGCAGGACTTAAAATTGAGCTGACAGACAAAGAAAAAGAATTTCTGCACAAAAAAACATCCATCACATTAACGGCTACACCGAACTGGCCTCCATTTGAAATGGAACAAGCCGATGGGTCGTATACGGGCATAGCCGCAGATTTTATACGAGTCGCGGCCAAAAAAGTTGGACTTTCAATCAAGCCGGTATTCGACACTGATTGGGATGCCCACATGACCAAACTCAAAAAAGGCAAACTGGATGTAGCTCCAGGATTAAATGAGACATCCAAACGTTTGAAGCATTTTACTTTTACCCAGCCATACATCGAATATTATTCCGCGATATTTACTCGAAGAGACCGAGAGGACATCGTAACGCCGAATGATCTTGCAGGCAAAACAGTCGCTTTGGAAGAGGGATATGCCATAGCCAGAAACCTGCCCACAGACCGACCGGACATCAACATCATGCTCGTAAAATCGACACAAGAAGCTCTTGAGGTCGTCTCTGCGGGCAAAGCCGACGCCTACATTGGTAACCAAGTCGTTGCATCGTATTTGATCAAAAAATATACTCTTCCCAATCTGACACTTGCGAGCCTCTGGCGTACGGACCTTCCCGGTCAATTGCGCTTTGCCGTAAGCAAAGACGAGCCTCTTCTGCGAAACATCCTACAAAAAGGTCTCGACGCCATCACAAAACAGGAACGTGAGGCCATCCTGACCACGTATCTTGATGCTTCCGGCTTCCAACAAAAAGTCTTCTCACTCACCGACGAAGAATGGGACTGGCTTCATGCGCACCCTCGAATCAAAGTCGGCATTGATCCACAAAGTGCCCCCTTTGAATTCATTGATGAACAAAAGCAAGTCCAAGGCATATCGGCGGAATATATTGATTTCATAAAAGAAAAGATAAAAGTCGAAATGACTCCGACCATAGACTTGAGTTGGAGTGAAGTTCTTCAATCCGCCAAGCAGGGAAGAATCGATATTCTCACTTCAATTGCTAAAACACCTGTCCGCGAGGAATTCCTTCTTTTCACAGAGCCTTACATAGAATTTCCAATTGTTATATTCTCTCCCAAAGAAGCGCCTTTGGTTAACGAAATTTCCGACATTGCCAGTGGACGCATAGCCGTTGTTGAAGGATACGCAGCTCAAGAATACCTGACATATGAACATCCAAAGCTAAAACTCCTCTCTTTTCCAACAGTTAACAAAGCGATTAACGCACTTGCAATGGGAGAAGTGAACTGGTTCATCAATGATTTGGCTACCGGGATTTATGCGATTGAACAAAATGGACTCACCAACTTAAAAGTCGCGGCTTCCACAGAATGGAAACTGTCTTTGTCAATGGCTGTCCGCAAGGACTATCCAGAATTGGTGAATATTCTCAACAAAGCACTGAATGTCGTTACGGACGAACAAGCTGCCGAATTCAAAAACAAATGGCTCGCACTAAAATTTGAACACGGTTTGGACATGTCCACAGTCTTCACATGGGTCTTACCAATCTCCGGTGGCGTCCTTTTGATCCTCGGCCTTATCGTCCTCTGGAACCGCAAACTCGGCAGTGAAATAACAGAGAGAAAAAAAGCACAAGCGGAACTAGCCGACACGATGAAATCGCTTGATGAAAAAAACCAAATGCTGGAAGGGCTCTCCTCAAAATTGGCAAAATATTTGTCACCGCAGGTATACGATTCCATTTTTGCGGGAGACCGAGATGTCTCTCTTTCAACTGAACGTAAAAAGCTGACGGTATTCTTTTCCGATATCAAAAACTTCACACAGACAACCGATGATATGCAGCCGGAGGACTTAACTGCTCTTCTCAATAATTACTTCACCGAAATGTCTTCCATCGCGATGGAATACGGAGCGACTATCGACAAGTTTATTGGAGACGCGATGCTCATGTTCTTCGGCGACCCGGAGACAAAGGGGGTCAAAGAAGACGCGGAACTGTGTGTACGAATGGCTTTTGCTATGCAAAAACGAATGGCTGAACTGGAAAAGGAATGGCAGGCCATGGGCTATGACAAACCATTCAAAATGCGCGTGGGAATCAACACTGGATATTGCAACGTAGGCAATTTTGGTTCCGACACCAGAATGGATTATACCATCATCGGTGGAGAAGTGAATCTGGCTGCCCGACTTGAGGGGCAGGCTGATCCTGGAGGTGTCCTCATATCGTCAGAAACCTATATTCTCGTCAAAGAACTTGTAAACGCAAAAAAACGAAACCCACTCTCAGTAAAAGGCATACGAAGAAGTATTCACCCATATTCCATTGTTTCACTCCGTAACGGCGAGGAAGATTATACCGAACGCAATCACACAATCAAACATGAGGAAAAAGGGTTCACCTTGTCCATCAACCTTGAAGGTTTAACTCCTGAAAAACGTAAAAAAATATCATCACGATTATTAAAGGTAGCTCAACAACTGAAAAAATAA